The following proteins are co-located in the Hevea brasiliensis isolate MT/VB/25A 57/8 chromosome 11, ASM3005281v1, whole genome shotgun sequence genome:
- the LOC131170549 gene encoding protein CTR9 homolog isoform X1 translates to MDYSFFFFFFPEICTFFKNEFLIFWHLQEQWKSSTPASKRRDRSEIDDDEGGHSEKRRRKGGKKRRKDKSSKSHYEMEENEADMMDDHEELEDEDANINYREHRSQGNDYDENAEENAQELLAAAGLEDSDAEDEAKPAPSSTSRRRRAWSESDDDEALERKPQSSPVRENSAELQESDGEIREDVDKQHGDAAMDDED, encoded by the exons atggactatagtttttttttttttttttttcctgaaatCTGCACATTCTTTAAGAATGAGTTTCTGATTTTTTGGCACCTCCAGGAGCAATGGAAGAGTAGTACACCTGCTTCTAAGAGGAGGGATAGGTCTGAAATAGATGATGATGAGGGTGGGCATAGTGAGAAGAGAAGGAGAAAAGGTGGAAAGAAGAGAAGGAAGGATAAGAGTTCGAAGTCACACTATGAAATGGAAGAAAATGAAGCtgacatgatggatgatcatgaagaACTGGAAGATGAAGATGCCAATATTAATTACAGGGAACACAGAAGCCAAGGGAATGATTATGATGAAAATGCAGAAGAAAATGCTCAGGAACTTCTTGCAGCAGCTGGGCTTGAAGATTCTGATGCGGAGGATGAAGCA AAGCCTGCGCCTTCATCAACAAGTAGGAGGAGGCGGGCATGGTCAGAATCTGATGATGATGAGGCATTAGAGAGGAAACCACAGTCCAGTCCTGTCCGAGAAAATTCTGCTGAGCTGCAAGAGAGCGATGGAGAAATCAGAGAGGATGTTGACAAGCAACATGGTGATGCTGCTATGGACGATGAAGATTGA
- the LOC131170549 gene encoding protein CTR9 homolog isoform X2 — MDYSFFFFFFPEICTFFKNEFLIFWHLQEQWKSSTPASKRRDRSEIDDDEGGHSEKRRRKGGKKRRKDKSSKSHYEMEENEADMMDDHEELEDEDANINYREHRSQGNDYDENAEENAQELLAAAGLEDSDAEDEAPAPSSTSRRRRAWSESDDDEALERKPQSSPVRENSAELQESDGEIREDVDKQHGDAAMDDED; from the exons atggactatagtttttttttttttttttttcctgaaatCTGCACATTCTTTAAGAATGAGTTTCTGATTTTTTGGCACCTCCAGGAGCAATGGAAGAGTAGTACACCTGCTTCTAAGAGGAGGGATAGGTCTGAAATAGATGATGATGAGGGTGGGCATAGTGAGAAGAGAAGGAGAAAAGGTGGAAAGAAGAGAAGGAAGGATAAGAGTTCGAAGTCACACTATGAAATGGAAGAAAATGAAGCtgacatgatggatgatcatgaagaACTGGAAGATGAAGATGCCAATATTAATTACAGGGAACACAGAAGCCAAGGGAATGATTATGATGAAAATGCAGAAGAAAATGCTCAGGAACTTCTTGCAGCAGCTGGGCTTGAAGATTCTGATGCGGAGGATGAAGCA CCTGCGCCTTCATCAACAAGTAGGAGGAGGCGGGCATGGTCAGAATCTGATGATGATGAGGCATTAGAGAGGAAACCACAGTCCAGTCCTGTCCGAGAAAATTCTGCTGAGCTGCAAGAGAGCGATGGAGAAATCAGAGAGGATGTTGACAAGCAACATGGTGATGCTGCTATGGACGATGAAGATTGA